ATGTTAGAGATACAATATTGTTGGgatttcctaaaaaaaatattgttggGATTAGAAAGATAAGATAGAATCAATTTAAACAAAGTACTTGTCTTTTACTCCAAATCCATCTCTCATCTTTGTATCTCTATATGTACTTCATGAGGATCAGATCAATACAACAACAGATATTAGGGTTCCAATCCTATATTTCCACATTACATTAACCGGCGTCGCGCCACGGCAACTCAAAGTCCCTCTCTAGACCTATTAGACTTGCTCTAGACCAAGCTATGCTTTCTCTCCTGACCTCATCGATGATGGTCTGAGAAGTCACTCTAGCTAAGTCCATAAAAAACTACCCGATTCCTATGCTTCCAAATCTTCCAACGTATTAGGGTTGATCTCGTCGCCATCTCCTTCCTATCCTCTTTTGACAGATGAATGGTCGATCACCAGCTTGCAAGCGAATTGGTTTGAAGAGGTAGCCATTGTAGCCAGCCCCAAGACATGAAGAAAGTCGTCCACACTTCGCGAGCCATGACGCTACCAATGAGCAAGTGGTCAATGTCCTCGAAGACTTGATCACAGAGCAGGCATGCCCGAGGATGATCCACTGAATGACGCGGCAACCGATCAGAGGTCCAACACCTTCTCTGACTAGCAAGCCACATGAAGAATTTGCACCTCAGTGGTGCTTTTGATTCCCAAATCAAATCATGTCCCAAACTCCATTCTCCCTTCGAGCAGAGCCAGGTAGGCCGAGCGTGCAGAGAAGCAGCCACTCGACGACCAGTTCCCCCTGAATTCATCCACACCCTCCGTCAGGTTCTGTTCAGCCACCAGGTCCCAAAACCTCAGCATTTCCTGTAGACACACTTCAGGGAGATCAGTTTATTACGGAGATCGGTTGAGATTGTGCACCCAATTCCCATTGGACAGACCCTCGGCTACCGTCAGATCGTCCCCATTTCTTGGACGTGTCTCGAAGAGGTTCGGTGCCAGATCTTCAATTCTTCGTCCTTGAAGCCATGTATCAAGCCAGAAATAAGTTCCTCGTCTATTACGAATGACTGTACCTGCCCCAGCTCGAACAAATCTTCAGATTGCTTCGGAACTAGAAGCTCGAACTGTTGCCGTGGCCTGTCTTGATCAGTGCGCTTCAGCCACGCAACACCGAGTTTAGGAATCTCAGGTTTGGAATTCCCAGGCCCCCAAGTCCCATGCCAAAAGGCAGTGCCTGCCTGCCTGTTTTTCCAAACCCGTTGCCGCTTTGTGCCGTCGACTTTGACTATCGTCCACATCTTTCCGTGCCGCCGTTTAGCGGACTGACCAGGCATTCCTCTCGTGGCTAACCCTAGCCATGATTTAGCCTTGCCTTCCAAGTGACGGTTCTTCGACCTCCCAACAACCCTCGTTCGGCTTCTCTCACAGTGGCCCACACACTTCTCGGACCCATCACCTCACTCAGGTCGTCCTCGCTCCTATCTGTACTCTTGCGCCACCTTTGTGCCCTCGGCTCGCCTCGGTTGGTACGGTAGTGAgagaagatgaggaggagagCGGAGGGCTCTAGAGAGGAGACCGAGGCAGGTCGAGCTGTGCTAGGATTGCACTTACCTCAACACCGGCTATTTTTGAATATGTACAGAAGACGTGTTTATATATACTAGTTTAAGTATAACTCACTTGTGTGACTCTAAACTCTGTTTTTGAAAGGGTGTGGAAGGTCAAAATGCATGGTTTCGTGTGATTATATTTTAATTTGTCATGCTCGGTAGGTCCTTGATTTTGACTTTGCGAAGTTAATTCTGCTCATTCTTCCTATCAAATCTGAATATGTACCCTAGTTTGTGGAAAGGAAAGTATTACCAAGGAAGATGACGAAATCGCATGTTTATACCCACGCCTTGGGCCAGATCACCGTGTTAATTCATTGAAATTCAAAAGCTTAAGGCATCTCCAATAGTCCTAGTCAGCAGGTACTATGAGTGGCATATGTCTGTAAATAGATGATGTGGCAGAGAAACTAGGACCAGAAAAGTTGTACCCGTTTCTTCTGCCGGAAACGGCCTGAAGTAGCGGTAAAAAGTGTTGTTGGACGTGTGCTGTTTCTTAAAATCACTCAGACTCATGGGCCCACTAGAACTTTTTGATCTTCTGTGCAGGCATGTTAGATGTGTATTCGTTTTCCATCCCACCATCTATCGCATATGGGCACAACACACATGGCTACACAGTTTCAGTTGATTGTAAATCATCACAAATAGAGTACGTATGCAATAATTAAATTGCCTCAGAGGCTTTAGTACCGGCACAAGAAACTAACTATTGGAAAAGCCGTTACTTTGCCTGAGATTGTCAGCTCTTCATCACCAAAGTACCGACCATAGCAAATTCTTGCTGTCTTCCTGATGGATGTAAGATAAGAGATAGTCCATTCGATccatctgagacacttatgaTGGATAGGGGGGAATTAATACATAAATAGAGACAtgcctgaaaaaaaaatgttcgtGTTAACCTTTTACATGAGCACAGAGCACAAGCATACCGTGGCCGGGCTACCCAAAGTTTGTTCTGGGCTCCTCCACGGCTCCACCGTGTCCTGCTTAGGCGCAAGGGCAATGCCTCCAAGCATGCATTTGCCTGCTGAACCTAAGCTGCCCTTCGGGCCAGGCGACGAGCACGCGCGGTCACGTACGGGCGGTGGTTCATGGGTGCTTCATTTACTGTTTCTGTTACTTGTTAGTTGCCGCGCGTACCGGCTACGGGCTACCGGTCGATCACGTGAGTAAGGACAATATCATTATGCGTCCAGGTTGCGTTAACGTAATGAAAATGACGAGATCACCCAAGACCCAACCACCCATGGAGAAAACTCTGACGCTATATTCTTAAGCTTCTGAACCATAAATACTTTTATGGTCACTAGCGATAAGAAACGTCTGCAGTCTGCTGGGTTGCGCAGTCTCGGCTAAAGCTTTGATGGATGCAGGTGTGGGCTGAACGAGAGatgaaagaagaaaagcacAGCTGAAAACCTGCCGATGATCACGCCGTTTcgttcatgcatgcaaggaaACGCAAGCCTCCGCGAAGAAGGGAGACAGTCTCGAAGAAACCGAACGCAACGTCGTCTTCCTTTCTCCACTGCGCGCATGATGCATCGTTTCCTTGGACCCATACCTCGTTGACACGTTGTAGATCTGCGCTCTGTGCCCTGCATCTCGTCTCCTGTCTTGTTCCGTCTCAAACTGCGCGAAAGCCGTGAGATCAGATCAACTTTTCCGGCGTATTTGTTGTTGCTTGGAAATGCCGAATTCAGCGACAAGTTCCGCAGAAGTGTCTTTTCTTTCGCGTGCTGCTGTAggagtagtactccgtagcgAAGAAACGAAATGGAGAGGAGACAAGTCAACGGCAAAAGCACCCTGCGTCCAAGTTACGTTCCCTGATGCGAATAAAAACCGCCAGTTGCTGGTTCGTGGAGGAAAAAACGATTCGATCAGGTTCCGCAAAACGTTGATCTGAAAAAGTCGTTCTTGAATCGGCGGGGCAAAAATCCCCATATAGGCGTAAGTGAGATCAGTTTCGCGGGTATACCAAATCGCCCAGGCTGCCTTGGCGGGAGGGAAATTTCAGCTCGCGTCCGCTGTTTCTTCTCCGCCGCGCCACCAGGCCCCACCCCGTCGTCAGATCTTGCGATGGGGTCTCATGCGCGTCCCACGCCGATTCCACCGGAAGGCCGAGTGCATCCCATGGCCAATTtgtgcctcctcctcgccctcctcccgCCGGCGTCTCCTCATcgccctcctcccgccgccgagAGGTTgaagaaacaagacaagacctCAAGTTTGACGCCCAAATTCGATGAATTGATGAAATCAAAAGAGGTTGCCGCGGCTAAGAAATTGGAGCTCAAACTTGTATTGGCCGACACGAAGCATACGCACAAATTGGAGAAGTGGCAATTGGTGAAAGAAGTGGAGGAAAGCTGGACTGCAATCGAGGGATAGGGCGAGGATCAAGGCCCGAAAGACTGAAATTGAGGAGGCCAAAGCAGCGAAAGAattggaggtggaggagaacAGAGTCACTATGATGGATCCTAGCAGCCTTGACGAACTTGCACGAGAGTGGTGGCAGatgaagagggaggagatcaTGTAGCGTCGTCGCCAAGCTAGAGCTGTCGTGGCcgtggctgctgccgctgctccaccGGAAGGCAATATTGTTTGATTGTTTTATTTGAACTATGATGAGATGCGCTATGTTTCTTGCATGTGCAAGTATTTTGTGAACTGTCGAACTAACGAACTGTCGATTTTATATTTTTCGATTCATATTTACGTTTTTGCAGGCACGCGAGCAGAACAGATCCCACAAATAGGCCGGATTTGGTTTTTCGGTCTGGTTTGAGGGATTTGTTCTGGCCGATTCTTTTTCGCACCGCAAAACACGAATTCGGCTCACTGAAAACGTGTTTTTGCTGTTCAGATTATGCAGGATCTGCTAGATTTACTCTTAGCACTACTGGCAAGGTCTAGGTGTCAAAACGCACACCAACTCGAATGCCACATTGTCTTTTTTGCACTAAATTTCTTCTCGCTCTCTCTTTGTTAAGGAAAAGAAACAATCttcattctttttctttctttcttgtagGCCCAAACGAGACAAAACTCACCGTGACTTCACGGTCTAGAGCGCCAAGCGCACGTAAACAGTATAACATATCCCtttctaaaaatatatataacagGCATGTGCGCCCCCAAACAGAAGATCGAGAGCCCTAACGAGACAAAACTCACCGTGACTTCACGGTCTAGAGCGCCAAGCGCACGTAAACAGTATAACATATccctttctaaaaaaatatataacagGCATGTGCGCCCCCAAACAGAAGATCGAGAGCCCTAACGAGACAAAACTCACCGTGACTTCACGGTCTAGAGCGCCAAGCGCACGTAAACAGTCTAACATATCCCtttctaaaaaatatctagCAGGCGTGTGCGCCCCCAAACAGAAGATCGAGAGCATGTTTGGTTGATAATTTTAATTGGGGaagtatcaggtgaaaactcTCCCTGGGTGAAAACCTGAAAACTTTGCTTATCAGCCGCACGATTATAAACGGACGCATGTGATCAGAAGTGGGATGGCATCCAGCCACTTAAACAGGTTTTACAGAAAACCCCCCAGCATATacccctcttcttctcctacctcctcctcatctcaaaaggaaaaacgaaaaaaaaccCTATTCCGTCCGCCGTCCGCCCACGCCGCTGCCACCACCGTCCACCAGCGACGGTTGTGCCCACCGCGATGTGCGACTCCGTCCTGTTCCCTGAGTTCCCACTTATATCTCGACTTGGGTCGTCCGTTGTCTTGTGTGACAACACCCCCTTACGGCCGTTGCGGCTGATGCCAGTCCGCTCTTCCACGACGGCAAGCCCTCTTGCCGCTGCCGTTGATGCTGATCCGCCCTTACATGTGGCGTCAAGACTCAAGAAGGAGCTGCGCATTTTTCTTTAGAGCTATGAGCATTGAATTGTTGAAAGGTTCATGCCTGGAACGTGGCTTTGGACCGAATACCGATGAAGGAAACAAAAGGGGTCTGGAACAAGAACGGATATCCCCATGGAGAAAACTGATTTGTAAACCTCTGTGAACTCGTCGAAAGAGAAAACTGATTCGTCTAGGCTTGTATGATATATACTGAGTTGTACAGCAGCAAGGAGTGATGTAATCTTTTCTGAATATTTTCAGAATTAGAAAAGAACTAATTGTAGATGATAAAAGTACTCACACAAAATGGTCCGCTTCTTTGCACTGAAGCTATCCATAATCATGGAAGGGGGATTGATTTCCATCATCTTTTGTCCATCACTAAAATCAAAGTTTTGCAAAGTCAAATCTAGCCAAAAGCTCGTGCTCCATCTGCAATCGAATAGcacaaaacaaattaacaaatcACAACCATATCAGACCTGTAGAGGGCTACTAGGAGGTGGATTTTGTGCTATACCACATGGTTTTGTATCCATACTCAAACAATAAGCACCGGCATCGCCGAGTTGGAGCGCCGGGTCGTCACCCATGGGGACACAGCAGAAGCGTGGGCATGTGGCAGCAGCGTCGCATCATCCAAAGGGCAAGACTCGATCATATCTAGCGCAGGGCGAGGTGCTCTCTCAGGCGGTTGTGCCAAGTGCCATCGGCCGACCGGCGTCGCACCAACCAACAGGTGAAGATGAAGCGTCAGGCTCTAAGCATTCTACCTGTGGCCAATGTGTACAAGAAGGATAACATGCAGGGGGTTTTCTGTAAAACCTGTTTAAGTGGCTGGGTGCCCTCCCACTTCTCATCCTGTGCGTCCGTTTATGATCGTGTGGCTGATAAGCAAAGTTTTCTGGTTTTCATCAGGAAGAGTTTTCGCCTGATATTTCCCCATTTTAATTTGCCATACCTTTTTATTAAGTTGTGGCTAGGCAAAAAATGTGATGGAGAATTTGCTTGCTACAGTTAAGCAaactttgattaaaaaaaatgaatgtatggCATATGGGACGGAACTCTTAAGAAAATGATGCATGCCACACTTGTGGATGCTAAACAAACAGTAGCCGGCCTAATCTACGTGTCACACTTGAGGCAAGATTTGACCATGAAACAAACACTCCCTGAAGATAGCAGTGGCAGGGCAAGATTCCAGACGGACACAGACGTGCGCGTGTCGCTCCGACATGCCCCGTGCATTGCAAGGGCGGTGCGCGGTGCAGGGTGCTCTGAACTCTGATGCGGGCCACGTTCACGAACCCCGTTCGCTCGAACGCCGCGGGCGGCCAGGATAGGTGTGCCGTTTTCGTTGACGGATCCTCGTGGCGCCtaacttttctttcttctggtTACCAGTAGACCTCCCGCTGCCTGATTCATCGCAGAGATTTTCTCTTGTTGCATGCGAATTTCGGATGTTCGGTCCCATTTTTTTCACTGCTTGCAAGAGCATTTAGAGCCATTGACGATGGTCGCCCACTCGCGGATCAGATCCGAACCTAACGATAAATCTACCATACAGTACTGGGCCGCCGTGAAGAATGCCTCGTTAGGCCCAACAGAGGGCAAAGTATTTGTGGACTGGATGGAGCCGGAGGTGTATATTActggccttttttttcttctctagAGCAGTATACAGTATTTAGTGGCTTGATAATCGGCGGTGATGCGGGCCAACACCCAATCCTCCACTTCGGGGAGAGATTTGATTGGTTTCCGCTGAGAGTGATTGCTGCGGCGGGTTAGCCACTTCCACTTCAACACACATTTTAGCCTTGCAAACAAGGCTTGGACACTTATGGCAATTGCTTCCTCCACTACCAGGATGCATAAAGCTGAACTTTGGACTCCTAGAGGGAAAGCCTGAAACTAGTTGCTGTTTTAGGAGTGTCATGCATTGCAACAAGCCATCTTATATTATGTATTCATGCGCTACAAGTCTACAATGATCTAAAACGCCAGTTTTTACACCAAAGGGACGAACTACTGTCTTGCGAAGCCAGCCAAACTAATGGAGTAGCACTAATTGTTTTGTTTAAGAGCTTAATTAAAGCCTCAGCGCCTGGCGGCCCCTGCCATTGCCATGTGAACGAGCTCACTTCTAGCAGGAAAAACTGGAGCACTATAATAACTTTTTCCATCTCAttctccaagaagaagaaaaaaaacagagatgcgaataaaaatattattatGAAGAACAAGGCCTGTCTTTAAAAGCAGCGCTCAAGTGCCAACTATAATGGCAGAGAAGGGCACAGCGAGGCAGCCATAGGAGCAGATTGCAGAGCAGCCAGTGTGGCCGGTAGCCGGTAGCCAGTAGTCGCACACACAGAAAGGCCCACCTTTTCTTCTCCCCTGGTGCTCTCACGCTTGTTCGCTCATGGCTCTCTTCGCCtgtctcttcttcctcctgctcaCGGCCCACAatgccgctgccgcgccgcACCACGGCCCCGCCGCTCACGACTACCGGGACGCTCTGACCAAGTCCATCCTCTTCTTCGAGGGCCAGAGGTCCGGGAAGCTGCCGCCGTCCCAGCGAGTGTCCTGGCGAAAGGACTCGGGCCTCTCCGACGGCTCTTCCATCAAGGCAAGAGAAACCGCCTCTACATTGTGACCTctgttttgttcttttgccAGTTCACTTGCTGATCGTTCTTTCGGTCGCTCTTCTTCCATGTATCTGCAGGTTGATTTGACGGGAGGGTACTACGACGCCGGGGACAATGTCAAGTTCGGGTTCCCGCTGGCGTTCAGCGCGACGATGCTGGCGTGGAGCGTGCTGGAGTTCGGCGGGATGATGAAGGGGGAGCTGCAGCACGCCAGGGATGCCGTCCGCTGGGGCTCCGACTACCTCCTCAAGGCCACCGCCCATCCCGACACCGTCTACGTCCAGGTACCAACCAGCACACACTCACGGACTCGTCTTGCACTGGTCACTGGGTTTTCATTTCCGgctcaaacaaacaaagagcCCATGGTCCTCGTCATTTCGGGTACTGCTGGCTAGGTTGTTCTTCACCCACAAAGTACAAACATAACACAAAAGTTGTTCCGGCTTCTTCCTTGGCGAAGAAAAGCACTGTACTAGAGGCTCTCATGCCTCGTCGCGTGGACCAAAGTTACAAGCAACGTGGGTGGGGACTTTCGGTTTGACTGTATAGCTCACCTCAGTGAACTGTTGCTTGCTAGGTTGGGGACGCGAGCAAGGACCACGCGTGCTGGGAGCGGCCAGAGGACATGGACACGCCGAGGACCGTGTACAAGGTCGACCCGAGCACCCCCGGCTCCGACGTCGCCGCcgagaccgccgccgcgctcgccgcagCCTCGCTCGTCTTCCGCAAGTCCGACCCAGCCTACTCCAGTCGCCTCGTCGCCAGGGCCAAGAGGGTAACACGCATTTCCTAGAAAACAGTTACTCGTCCTGCATTTTTTGGTTGATGACACTGACGCTCTGTTTTTGTGTAGGTGTTTGAGTTCGCTGACAAGCACAGGGGCACATACAGCACCAAGCTCTCGGCATACGTCTGCCCCTACTACTGCTCCTACTCCGGATACCAGGTCTCAGAAAAACTCATTGAAAAACTCATGCTTTTGCCTCCCATTGGTTGCAGAGACCTATGAAAAGGATACTGTTTCTAGTCCTGTATAGGAGCTCTCTGCTCGATGCGGTTGCTTTTCGCTTATGTTATTTTCCTGTCACGTGTGTTAAAAAAAGGATGAGCTGCTATGGGGCGCCGCATGGCTACACCGGGCGACCAAGAGCCCCACTTACCTGAGCTACATCAAGGTGAACGGCCAGCTCCTGGGCGCCGACGAGCAGGACAACACGTTCGGCTGGGACAACAAGCATGCCGGAGCAAGGATCCTCCTCTCCAAGGTACTACTGTTCTGTTTAAACTGGAGATCCGAGGTGGAGATCGATCTAGAATTCGAGATGGTGACActtttggtttctttttgGATGTGTTTCGTGCATGCTCGTACGTGCAGGCGTTCCTGGTGCAGAAGGTGGGTGCGCTGCAGGAGTACAAGGGCCACGCCGAcagcttcatctgctccatgGTTCCCGGAACCCCCACCGACCAGACGCAGTACACCAAAGGTGGCCTCCTGTTCAAGCTCAGCGACAGCAACATGCAGTACGTCACCTCCAGCTCCTTCCTCCTGCTCACCTACGCCAAGTACCTCGTCTCCGCCAAGAAGACCGTctcctgcggcggcgccgtcgtcacCCCGCAGCGCCTCCGCGCCATCGCCAGGCGCCAGGTCAGCTTAGTTTTCCAGCATCACAACATTAGTTTTTCAAGATCATACATAAACAGCACTACAACATTGCGTTAATTTGAAGGTGAACTACTTGCTTGGGAGCAACCCGATGGGGATGTCGTACATGGTGGGGTACGGGGCCAAGTACCCGCGGAAGCTCCACCACAGGGCCTCCTCGCTGCCGTCCGTGGCGGCGCACCCGGGCAAGATCGGGTGCTCGCAGGGGTTCACGGGGCTCTACTCCGGCGTGGCCAACCCCAACGTGCACGTCGGCGCGGTCGTCGGGGGCCCCAACCAGAACGACCAGTTCCCCGACCAGCGCAACGACTACGAGCACTCCGAGCCGGCCACATACATCAACGCGCCGCTCGTCGGGGCGCTCGCATACCTCGCGCACTCCTCCGGCCAGCTCTAGGCCGCGGAAGATTGTTGCATTGCAGCACGGACGCCTTAATTGGTCTGGCGATTAAGTCGTGTGCTAGTACTAGTTGATTGTGtcattgtgtgtgtgtgattcGGGGGACCCCAGTGCAAGCAAAACAAAGGGCACTAGTGGGTCTTGATTTATCGTTACTAAAGCACGCCCAGCTCTGCTCCGTGTATTTCTGTCCTTGTTGCAACTCGCAACTCATTGTGGAATCAATCAAGTGCTTATCAATTCAGATAGTCTACTCGATCCGTACCACTAGTTCTCCGCTTTTTATGATGATTCATTTTGGGGGCTGTTTACCGGGCCACATTTGTCCATGGAGTAATCCGCTTTAAGAACGTAACCAGTGACCCAAGAAGAATTGGTGGAGCAGTATGAATGATGCGGTGATCTCATCATCTGTGGTGAC
The Brachypodium distachyon strain Bd21 chromosome 2, Brachypodium_distachyon_v3.0, whole genome shotgun sequence genome window above contains:
- the LOC100832231 gene encoding endoglucanase 3 — its product is MALFACLFFLLLTAHNAAAAPHHGPAAHDYRDALTKSILFFEGQRSGKLPPSQRVSWRKDSGLSDGSSIKVDLTGGYYDAGDNVKFGFPLAFSATMLAWSVLEFGGMMKGELQHARDAVRWGSDYLLKATAHPDTVYVQVGDASKDHACWERPEDMDTPRTVYKVDPSTPGSDVAAETAAALAAASLVFRKSDPAYSSRLVARAKRVFEFADKHRGTYSTKLSAYVCPYYCSYSGYQDELLWGAAWLHRATKSPTYLSYIKVNGQLLGADEQDNTFGWDNKHAGARILLSKAFLVQKVGALQEYKGHADSFICSMVPGTPTDQTQYTKGGLLFKLSDSNMQYVTSSSFLLLTYAKYLVSAKKTVSCGGAVVTPQRLRAIARRQVNYLLGSNPMGMSYMVGYGAKYPRKLHHRASSLPSVAAHPGKIGCSQGFTGLYSGVANPNVHVGAVVGGPNQNDQFPDQRNDYEHSEPATYINAPLVGALAYLAHSSGQL